The following proteins come from a genomic window of Candidatus Thiodiazotropha sp. CDECU1:
- the ybeY gene encoding rRNA maturation RNase YbeY, whose amino-acid sequence MAPLILEIQQVTEISDDLPTEEDFRRWVEASLPQDHAPVELVIRLVDEAESRQLNRDYRGMDRPTNVLSFPFEAPAEIPLPLLGDLVICVQVVTREALEQGKDLQAHWAHMVVHGVLHLLGYDHLSDSDAQRMEGLERKILLSLDLSDPY is encoded by the coding sequence GTGGCCCCGCTGATCCTGGAGATTCAACAGGTCACGGAGATATCCGATGATCTTCCCACAGAGGAAGATTTCAGGCGCTGGGTGGAGGCGTCACTGCCACAGGATCATGCTCCGGTGGAATTGGTGATTCGCCTGGTGGACGAAGCGGAAAGCCGTCAACTCAACCGCGACTACAGAGGTATGGACAGGCCCACCAATGTGCTCTCGTTTCCGTTTGAGGCCCCCGCAGAAATTCCTCTGCCGCTGCTGGGAGATCTGGTGATCTGTGTTCAGGTGGTGACCCGGGAGGCACTTGAGCAGGGTAAGGATCTACAGGCTCACTGGGCCCATATGGTGGTCCATGGGGTACTGCATCTATTGGGGTATGACCATCTGAGCGACAGTGATGCACAACGGATGGAAGGTTTGGAGAGAAAGATCCTACTCAGTTTGGATCTCTCCGATCCCTACTAA
- a CDS encoding PhoH family protein, with protein sequence MAEHPDSLDLLLEPADNERLANLCGQLDEHLRHIEGRLGIEINNRGNHFRLIGERPSIQAGERVILDLYRATTNEILDPQRVHLYLQEAGVDELLEQKSSNDLPDTVIKTRRGLVRPRGVNQKEYLHKVLTHDINFGVGPAGTGKTYLAVASAVDALERDQVRRILLVRPAVEAGERLGFLPGDLAQKIDPYLRPLYDALYEMLGFEKVAKLVERNVIEIAPLAYMRGRTLNESFVILDEAQNTTPEQMKMFLTRIGFGSTAVITGDVTQIDLPRGQQSGLRQVTEVLAHVEGISFTFFNARDVVRHPVVQRVVRAYDEFDRKS encoded by the coding sequence TTGGCTGAACATCCCGATTCCCTGGATCTGCTCCTCGAACCCGCCGACAATGAGAGGCTGGCCAATCTCTGCGGTCAGCTTGACGAACACCTGCGCCATATCGAAGGCCGACTGGGTATCGAGATCAACAATCGTGGCAATCACTTTCGCCTGATCGGTGAGCGCCCCTCGATTCAGGCGGGTGAGCGGGTGATATTGGATCTCTACCGTGCCACTACAAATGAAATACTCGATCCGCAACGGGTCCACCTCTATCTGCAGGAGGCGGGTGTGGATGAGTTGCTGGAGCAGAAGTCGAGCAACGATCTGCCTGATACAGTGATCAAGACCCGGCGCGGTCTGGTACGGCCCCGTGGGGTGAATCAGAAAGAGTACCTGCACAAGGTATTGACCCACGATATCAATTTCGGTGTCGGCCCGGCGGGTACCGGCAAGACCTATCTTGCGGTTGCCAGCGCGGTGGATGCGCTGGAACGCGATCAGGTGCGGCGCATCCTGCTGGTACGGCCTGCGGTCGAGGCGGGTGAGCGGCTCGGCTTTCTGCCCGGTGATCTGGCACAGAAGATAGATCCCTACCTGAGGCCCCTCTACGACGCCCTCTATGAGATGCTCGGCTTCGAAAAAGTGGCGAAACTGGTGGAGCGCAATGTGATAGAGATCGCTCCGTTGGCCTATATGCGGGGCCGAACATTGAATGAGTCGTTCGTTATCCTGGACGAGGCGCAGAATACCACACCGGAACAGATGAAGATGTTTCTGACCCGCATCGGTTTTGGTTCCACGGCGGTGATCACCGGTGATGTGACCCAGATAGATCTGCCGCGGGGTCAGCAGTCCGGACTACGCCAGGTCACGGAGGTGCTGGCCCATGTGGAGGGGATCAGTTTCACCTTTTTCAATGCCAGGGACGTGGTACGGCACCCGGTGGTACAAAGGGTGGTGCGCGCCTACGACGAGTTTGATCGCAAGAGTTGA